One stretch of Microvirga lotononidis DNA includes these proteins:
- a CDS encoding epoxide hydrolase family protein yields the protein MPSAAQPALSGAATEDTSIRPFRVTIPDEALTDLRYRIAATKWPKQETVQDPSQGVQLATMQALARYWLTDYDWRKAEARLNALPQFMTTIDGLDIHFIHVRSPHPNALPIIITHGWPGSIIEQLKVIEPLTNPTAHGGNASDAFDVVIPSLPGHGFSGQPTAPGWDPQHIARAWSELMMRLGYTRFVAQGGDWGDAVSEQMAVQAPPELLAIHTNMPATVPDEIAKALQDGGQPPSGLSADEKRAYDQLDYFYKHGLAYAQEMSNRPQTLYGIEDSPIGLAAWMLDHDIRSYELIARVFDGKPEGLTRDDILDNITLYWLTNTAVSSARLYWENKLAFFAPKHITIPVAVSVFPDEIYAAPKSWAEKAFPKLIHYNRLDKGGHFAAWEQPDLFVQEMRTAFKPLH from the coding sequence ATGCCTTCAGCGGCGCAGCCCGCCCTATCGGGCGCCGCGACTGAGGACACGTCCATCCGCCCATTCCGCGTCACCATCCCCGACGAGGCCCTCACCGACCTTCGCTACCGGATCGCCGCAACCAAGTGGCCGAAGCAGGAAACGGTCCAGGATCCATCGCAAGGCGTACAGCTCGCAACCATGCAGGCGCTCGCGCGCTACTGGTTGACGGATTACGACTGGCGCAAGGCCGAGGCGAGGCTGAACGCCTTGCCGCAGTTCATGACCACCATCGATGGGCTCGACATTCATTTCATCCATGTTCGCTCGCCGCATCCGAATGCCTTGCCGATCATCATCACGCATGGCTGGCCCGGCTCGATCATCGAGCAGCTGAAGGTCATCGAACCGCTGACCAACCCCACGGCCCATGGCGGCAACGCATCGGATGCCTTCGACGTCGTGATTCCGTCGCTGCCGGGCCATGGCTTCTCGGGCCAGCCGACGGCTCCCGGATGGGACCCGCAGCACATTGCCCGCGCATGGAGCGAACTCATGATGCGCCTCGGCTACACGCGGTTCGTGGCGCAGGGCGGTGATTGGGGGGATGCGGTGTCGGAGCAGATGGCCGTGCAGGCCCCACCGGAACTGCTCGCCATTCACACCAACATGCCGGCCACCGTGCCCGACGAGATCGCCAAGGCGCTCCAGGACGGCGGACAGCCGCCCTCAGGGCTGTCCGCCGACGAGAAACGCGCCTACGATCAGCTCGATTATTTCTACAAGCATGGCCTTGCTTATGCCCAGGAGATGAGCAACCGCCCGCAGACGCTGTATGGGATCGAGGATTCGCCCATCGGTCTCGCCGCCTGGATGCTGGACCACGACATCCGCAGTTACGAGCTCATCGCACGCGTCTTCGACGGCAAGCCTGAGGGTCTGACGCGCGACGACATCCTCGACAACATCACGCTCTACTGGCTGACGAACACGGCGGTCTCGTCGGCGCGTCTGTACTGGGAGAACAAGCTTGCCTTCTTCGCTCCGAAGCACATCACCATCCCGGTGGCCGTGAGCGTCTTCCCGGATGAGATCTATGCCGCGCCGAAGAGTTGGGCCGAGAAGGCCTTTCCCAAGCTGATCCATTACAACCGCCTCGACAAGGGCGGGCACTTCGCGGCCTGGGAACAGCCGGACCTCTTCGTCCAGGAAATGAGGACTGCATTCAAGCCGCTGCACTGA
- a CDS encoding L,D-transpeptidase produces the protein MIRSVLTVVVFACSAAFAGSSQAQPVASLGGEPASFFGSLFSGPSSPTARRLVVWSGAQRPGTIVISTSQRRLYYVLGNGQAIQYGIGVGRPGFTWAGTKTVSMKREWPAWTPPAAMLRRRPDLPRYMPGGLDNPLGARALYLGSSMYRIHGSNEPQTIGYAVSSGCIRMTNADVIDLYGRTRLGTKVVVLR, from the coding sequence ATGATCCGCTCTGTGCTCACGGTCGTGGTATTTGCGTGCAGTGCGGCGTTTGCAGGTTCATCTCAGGCTCAGCCTGTTGCCTCTCTCGGCGGAGAACCTGCCAGCTTCTTTGGCAGCCTGTTCAGCGGGCCGAGCTCCCCCACGGCGCGACGGCTGGTCGTGTGGTCGGGCGCTCAGCGGCCCGGCACGATCGTCATCTCCACCAGTCAGCGGCGGTTGTACTACGTCCTCGGCAACGGGCAGGCCATCCAGTATGGCATCGGCGTCGGGCGCCCCGGCTTCACCTGGGCGGGGACCAAGACGGTCAGCATGAAACGGGAATGGCCTGCTTGGACTCCCCCGGCCGCAATGCTGCGGCGACGCCCTGATCTGCCGCGTTACATGCCCGGCGGCCTGGACAACCCGCTGGGGGCTCGGGCGCTGTACCTCGGCTCCTCCATGTACCGGATCCATGGCTCCAATGAGCCGCAGACCATCGGGTATGCCGTCTCATCCGGGTGCATCCGGATGACCAATGCGGACGTCATCGACCTGTATGGTCGCACCCGCCTCGGCACGAAGGTCGTGGTTTTGCGCTGA
- a CDS encoding NADP-dependent oxidoreductase: MVKDTMKAIQFHEFGGPGVLRYDDVPLPEPKAGEALVRVRAIGLNPPDWYLREGYKMLPPEWQPKVSFPIIPGTDISGVVEAVADDVTRFSVGDEVYSMVRFPYGLAGGSKAYAEYVSVPASELAPKPAGIDHVQAAGAPMSLLTAWQFMIALGHDEANPLQPKRHEPVPLAGKLVLVNGAAGGVGHLAVQVAKWKGAHVIAVASGRHEALLRELGADAFIDYTGTAPENTAHDLDLVIDAVGGPSASRFLHTLKRGGALFPIFPLGFTGADEAETLGVSVSTTQVRSSGAQLAEAGRLLDDGTLRVVIDSTYPLAQARQAHERAAKGHIHGKIVLEIH, from the coding sequence CTGGTGAAAGATACGATGAAGGCGATTCAGTTTCATGAATTTGGTGGGCCCGGGGTGCTGCGATACGACGATGTTCCGTTGCCCGAGCCGAAGGCCGGCGAGGCGCTCGTCCGCGTTCGCGCCATCGGGCTCAATCCACCCGATTGGTACTTGCGCGAGGGTTACAAGATGCTCCCTCCCGAGTGGCAGCCGAAAGTCTCGTTCCCGATCATTCCGGGAACGGACATCTCGGGCGTCGTCGAGGCCGTCGCCGACGACGTGACGCGCTTCTCGGTGGGGGACGAGGTCTATTCGATGGTGCGCTTCCCCTATGGTCTTGCGGGGGGCAGCAAGGCCTATGCCGAGTATGTGAGCGTGCCGGCGTCGGAACTTGCGCCGAAGCCGGCAGGGATCGATCACGTGCAGGCCGCGGGAGCGCCCATGTCCTTGCTCACGGCATGGCAGTTCATGATCGCGCTGGGGCATGACGAAGCCAACCCGCTTCAGCCGAAGCGCCATGAACCGGTGCCGCTCGCGGGCAAGCTCGTCCTCGTGAATGGAGCCGCAGGCGGGGTGGGGCATCTCGCGGTGCAAGTGGCCAAATGGAAGGGCGCGCATGTGATCGCCGTCGCCTCCGGGAGGCATGAGGCGCTTCTCCGCGAACTCGGCGCCGACGCATTCATCGACTATACTGGGACCGCGCCGGAGAACACGGCCCACGACCTCGACCTCGTCATCGACGCCGTGGGCGGGCCCAGCGCCAGCCGTTTCCTGCATACCCTGAAACGCGGCGGCGCCCTTTTCCCGATCTTTCCTTTGGGCTTCACCGGTGCCGACGAGGCCGAGACGCTGGGCGTGTCGGTTTCGACGACCCAGGTTCGCTCGAGCGGTGCGCAACTGGCGGAGGCCGGGCGCTTGCTCGATGACGGCACTCTTCGCGTCGTCATCGACAGCACGTATCCGCTCGCCCAAGCGCGCCAAGCTCACGAACGGGCCGCGAAGGGGCACATCCATGGGAAGATCGTGCTCGAGATACATTGA
- a CDS encoding LysR family transcriptional regulator produces the protein MKEQVALERLTGLIAFARAGSMGSYTAAARSLSISPSAVSKSVQRLEQRLGVSLFTRTTRSLTLTPEGRELHQRALKLLHDAEAIEQAARAARSEPSGTLRIAASLPIGVHVIAPALPEFLKLHPKVTVDLRLNDQMIDIIAQGIDVAVRIGDVADSQLLSRRLAAHRICAFASPAYLAARGTPTHPDELAGHDTVSLRYQSTGQVFRWPFRIRERTIEIAPPSGLVVDASDALVASLVAGGGIGMVATFVAAPYVARRELVPVLSPFAVERDNMTALWPESRRANPAVRAFIARLQEIFQERMTAETGVPV, from the coding sequence ATGAAGGAACAAGTTGCCTTGGAGCGATTGACCGGCCTGATCGCATTCGCGCGTGCTGGATCAATGGGCAGCTATACCGCTGCCGCCCGTTCGCTCTCGATCTCGCCATCGGCCGTCAGCAAGAGCGTTCAGCGGCTTGAGCAGCGTCTGGGCGTATCGCTCTTCACCCGCACGACCCGCTCTCTGACACTCACGCCAGAGGGCCGCGAGCTGCATCAGCGTGCGCTCAAGCTGCTGCACGACGCGGAAGCGATCGAGCAGGCCGCGCGGGCGGCGCGGTCCGAGCCGTCGGGCACCCTGCGAATTGCAGCGTCCCTGCCAATCGGCGTGCATGTGATAGCACCTGCGCTGCCCGAGTTCCTCAAGCTTCACCCCAAGGTGACGGTCGATCTGCGGCTGAACGACCAGATGATCGACATCATCGCGCAGGGAATCGACGTTGCGGTGCGCATCGGCGACGTCGCTGATTCCCAGCTCTTGTCGCGCCGACTCGCGGCGCACCGAATCTGCGCCTTCGCTTCACCAGCCTATCTGGCCGCACGCGGCACCCCAACACACCCGGACGAACTGGCGGGACACGACACGGTCAGCTTGCGGTATCAGAGCACGGGACAGGTTTTCCGCTGGCCGTTTCGGATCAGGGAACGAACGATCGAGATCGCACCGCCATCCGGCCTTGTCGTGGACGCAAGCGACGCATTGGTCGCGTCGCTCGTGGCCGGCGGCGGAATCGGCATGGTGGCGACCTTCGTGGCGGCGCCCTATGTCGCACGCCGCGAACTGGTTCCGGTGCTGTCCCCATTCGCCGTCGAGCGGGACAACATGACCGCACTTTGGCCGGAAAGTCGCCGTGCCAATCCAGCCGTGCGCGCCTTCATCGCCCGGTTGCAGGAGATCTTCCAGGAGCGGATGACGGCCGAGACTGGAGTGCCGGTCTGA
- a CDS encoding AraC family transcriptional regulator codes for MPMDETGWSALHDHGKDCSQAPASRVRGNASNARCADFVHLVRDRHSGIEAVTAQFHGHAYDMHSHDEWLVGVTHAGVQDFFCRGQRRQSTAGRVILIEPGERHDGQAVHEKGFRYSMLYLPQSWLREEMGGWDADIGFRQTLADDRQLGEAIAAACRAIISAAPRLAADAARDRVVEQLRQHLGRGARPAPAVISPVAERAMDYIQAHYDEPFSLEDLAHAAGATDRFQLSRTFRRRFGTSPHACLVEVRLTKARAMLRSAVPPAEAAFASGFADQSHLGRWFRRAYGLTPAAYRLGCTNVPDGEVTVE; via the coding sequence ATGCCGATGGACGAGACTGGCTGGTCTGCATTGCACGATCATGGCAAGGATTGCTCACAAGCACCGGCTTCTCGGGTTCGGGGGAATGCCTCGAATGCCCGTTGCGCCGATTTCGTACATCTCGTGCGCGACCGACACAGCGGGATCGAAGCCGTAACGGCACAGTTTCACGGCCACGCTTACGACATGCACAGTCACGACGAGTGGCTGGTCGGCGTGACCCATGCGGGCGTCCAGGACTTCTTCTGCCGCGGACAACGGCGCCAGAGCACCGCAGGGCGGGTGATCCTGATCGAGCCCGGCGAGCGGCATGACGGGCAGGCCGTGCATGAGAAGGGCTTTCGCTACAGCATGCTCTATCTGCCGCAATCCTGGTTGCGGGAGGAGATGGGCGGCTGGGATGCCGACATCGGGTTCCGGCAGACGCTGGCCGACGATCGGCAACTCGGCGAGGCCATCGCGGCGGCCTGCCGCGCCATCATCTCCGCCGCCCCGCGTCTCGCGGCAGACGCGGCACGGGATCGGGTGGTGGAACAGCTGCGCCAGCACCTGGGCCGAGGGGCGCGGCCGGCGCCCGCCGTCATTTCGCCCGTCGCGGAACGGGCGATGGACTACATCCAGGCGCATTACGACGAGCCGTTCAGCCTCGAGGACCTCGCCCATGCGGCCGGCGCAACCGACCGGTTTCAGCTGTCCCGTACCTTCCGCCGTCGCTTCGGCACCTCGCCTCACGCTTGCCTCGTCGAGGTCCGGCTGACCAAGGCGCGTGCGATGCTTCGCTCGGCAGTCCCGCCGGCTGAGGCCGCCTTCGCCAGCGGCTTCGCCGACCAAAGCCATCTCGGCCGCTGGTTTCGCCGTGCCTACGGCCTGACCCCGGCCGCCTATCGACTGGGGTGCACGAACGTTCCAGACGGGGAGGTCACCGTCGAATAA
- a CDS encoding DUF2000 domain-containing protein, with the protein MFDTKVAILVHEDLAVWQKLNVTAFLATGIAGAVPEAMGKPYEDAAGRFHGRLLGQPILIFAASTEALHRAWQHSLNRSLTRSAYVRAMFETGHDAANRAVFRAEPADAPDLVGLALYGPKKDIDKATKGMRLHP; encoded by the coding sequence ATGTTTGACACGAAGGTGGCGATCCTCGTTCATGAGGATCTGGCGGTGTGGCAGAAGCTGAATGTCACCGCGTTTCTCGCAACCGGGATTGCAGGAGCGGTTCCCGAGGCGATGGGCAAGCCCTACGAAGACGCTGCGGGACGTTTCCACGGCCGCCTGCTCGGCCAGCCCATCCTGATCTTCGCAGCCTCGACGGAGGCGCTGCACCGGGCCTGGCAGCACTCGCTCAATCGGAGCCTGACGCGCAGCGCCTATGTCCGAGCCATGTTCGAAACCGGGCATGACGCCGCCAACCGCGCGGTTTTCCGAGCCGAACCGGCCGATGCTCCGGACCTTGTCGGCCTCGCGCTCTACGGTCCGAAGAAGGACATCGACAAAGCGACGAAGGGCATGCGTCTGCACCCCTGA
- a CDS encoding SRPBCC family protein, with product MIYSTATIPVNPEGETKLTRAQAWAGLELKARDARLFLPPGLCTRCDVVEESPTHFVREATIGGADLREIITLEPESKVTFFQATGPREGAIVNELFEDVDGTLQLRFYCYLGLRGNAPNGPEEQAEQAQFDSDSGYKAALLSTLKRTRELLAEGRL from the coding sequence ATGATCTATTCGACCGCCACAATCCCGGTGAACCCGGAAGGAGAAACCAAGCTGACCCGCGCGCAGGCATGGGCCGGTCTGGAACTCAAGGCCCGCGACGCCCGCTTGTTTCTTCCGCCGGGCCTCTGCACCCGATGCGACGTCGTCGAGGAGAGCCCAACGCATTTCGTGCGTGAAGCCACGATCGGTGGGGCCGATCTGCGCGAGATCATCACCCTGGAGCCCGAGAGCAAGGTCACGTTCTTTCAGGCGACAGGGCCGCGCGAAGGCGCCATCGTCAATGAGCTTTTCGAGGATGTCGACGGCACGCTCCAGCTCCGCTTCTACTGCTACCTCGGCCTGCGTGGCAATGCGCCGAACGGCCCTGAGGAACAGGCCGAGCAGGCGCAGTTCGACAGCGACAGCGGCTACAAAGCCGCTCTGCTGTCCACGCTGAAGCGGACCCGCGAGCTTCTCGCGGAGGGCCGCCTCTGA
- a CDS encoding NmrA/HSCARG family protein: MTILVTGATGTVGHHVVQQLTKRGADVRALVRDPAKANLPVEAAVVQGDLLDVDALRSAFSGVSTLFLLNAVVPDEFTQALIALNVAREAGVERIVYLSVIHSDLYVNVPHFAGKFGVERMIEQMGLGATILRPAYFMNNDITVKDAVLGHGVYPMPIGDKGLAMIDARDIGEIAAIELLRREQAAGPLPLDRINLVGPDTLTGAAAAAIWSEVLGCPIAYGGDDTAQFEQGLRQFMPSWMAFDMRLMSERFLIEGMLPEAGDVARLTTLLGRPLRSYRDFVAEIAASA, translated from the coding sequence ATGACCATCCTCGTAACCGGCGCAACCGGCACCGTCGGCCACCACGTCGTCCAGCAGTTGACGAAGCGCGGCGCCGATGTGCGCGCCCTCGTCCGCGATCCCGCCAAGGCCAATCTCCCGGTGGAGGCTGCCGTCGTGCAGGGCGACCTGCTCGACGTCGACGCGCTGCGTAGTGCGTTCTCAGGCGTTTCCACCCTGTTCCTGCTCAACGCCGTGGTGCCTGACGAATTCACCCAGGCGCTGATTGCGCTCAACGTTGCCCGAGAGGCGGGCGTCGAGCGGATTGTCTATCTGTCGGTGATTCACAGCGACCTCTACGTGAACGTGCCGCACTTCGCGGGCAAGTTCGGGGTCGAGCGCATGATCGAGCAGATGGGGCTCGGCGCCACCATCCTGCGGCCTGCCTACTTCATGAACAACGATATCACGGTCAAGGATGCGGTGCTCGGACACGGCGTCTACCCGATGCCGATCGGCGACAAAGGGCTCGCGATGATCGATGCACGCGACATCGGCGAGATCGCAGCCATCGAGCTCCTCCGCCGCGAGCAGGCCGCCGGTCCACTCCCGCTCGACCGGATCAATCTCGTCGGTCCCGATACGCTGACCGGCGCGGCCGCCGCCGCGATCTGGTCGGAGGTTCTGGGGTGCCCCATCGCCTATGGCGGCGACGACACCGCCCAATTCGAGCAGGGCCTGCGGCAGTTCATGCCGAGCTGGATGGCTTTCGACATGCGCCTGATGAGCGAACGCTTCCTCATCGAGGGAATGCTTCCCGAAGCGGGAGACGTGGCCCGCCTGACCACGCTCCTGGGGCGTCCCCTGCGCTCCTATCGCGATTTCGTCGCCGAGATCGCAGCCTCGGCCTGA
- a CDS encoding LysR family transcriptional regulator, producing MDLLALADFNLVARHGGFGRAARATGRPKATLSRRVTELEGCLNLRLFERGGRALRLTEEGRALFERTGALLTELDETAAAIAAGGAKPRGRLRISAPLLISQTAMGKLAAGFALKYPDVRLEITTEDRAVDMVEEGYDLVIRVNPDPDESLVGRVFLHDRLVVVANPNLVRPADDLAVPAVVRGTGERLASWNLTTPTGRSRLTVDPVLHLSSLIMVRDAVRAGVGVGRLPVSLVNHDLAAGTLVHWGNVEGPDITLWALYPSRRLLSARVSAFLDYLKEAFPMGTPDELSAYIAE from the coding sequence ATGGACCTGCTTGCCCTCGCCGATTTCAACCTCGTCGCCCGACATGGAGGGTTCGGACGGGCCGCCCGCGCCACGGGGCGCCCAAAAGCGACCTTGTCCCGCCGGGTCACGGAACTGGAGGGCTGCCTCAACTTGCGCCTGTTCGAGCGCGGAGGGCGTGCGCTGAGGCTCACCGAGGAAGGACGGGCGCTCTTCGAGCGAACGGGGGCGCTGCTCACCGAACTTGACGAGACCGCGGCAGCGATCGCCGCGGGCGGCGCCAAGCCGCGAGGCAGGTTGCGGATCAGCGCGCCGCTGCTCATCTCGCAGACCGCCATGGGAAAGCTCGCCGCCGGGTTCGCTCTGAAATATCCGGACGTCCGGCTTGAGATCACGACCGAGGACCGGGCCGTCGACATGGTGGAGGAAGGTTACGACCTCGTGATCCGGGTGAATCCGGATCCGGATGAAAGCCTCGTCGGACGGGTCTTTCTGCACGACCGGCTGGTGGTCGTCGCAAACCCGAACCTCGTTCGGCCGGCGGACGATCTCGCCGTTCCGGCCGTCGTGCGCGGAACCGGGGAGCGTCTTGCATCCTGGAATCTCACGACGCCGACCGGACGATCACGCCTCACGGTTGACCCGGTCCTCCACCTTTCATCGCTGATCATGGTTCGGGATGCGGTCCGTGCGGGCGTCGGCGTCGGACGCCTGCCCGTGTCGCTGGTGAATCACGATCTGGCTGCCGGCACGCTGGTGCATTGGGGCAATGTCGAAGGACCAGACATTACCTTGTGGGCGCTCTACCCGTCGCGGCGCCTCCTCAGCGCTCGCGTATCCGCATTCCTCGATTACCTCAAAGAAGCCTTTCCGATGGGAACGCCTGACGAGCTGTCCGCCTATATCGCGGAATGA
- the phnN gene encoding phosphonate metabolism protein/1,5-bisphosphokinase (PRPP-forming) PhnN — translation MFVAIVGPSGAGKDTVIRAVAEALRDRSGITFVRRVITRLSDGVTEDHDTMTPDAFEAGRAAGMFCLSWGAHGLFYGLPLSALDAVGQGNVVVANVSRSVLAEAVKTFGRVAVVEITADPEILLGRILARGRESAEEARRRIARSADTNLPHATCSYVQIDNSGPVEIARDQLTKVLSASILSDLEREPPLRA, via the coding sequence ATGTTCGTCGCGATCGTCGGCCCCAGCGGAGCGGGCAAGGATACGGTCATCAGGGCGGTTGCGGAAGCTTTGCGCGATCGGTCCGGTATCACCTTCGTGCGCCGGGTCATCACCCGTTTGTCGGACGGCGTCACCGAGGATCATGATACGATGACCCCGGATGCGTTCGAGGCCGGACGTGCTGCCGGTATGTTCTGTTTGAGCTGGGGGGCGCACGGTCTCTTCTATGGGCTTCCCCTCTCTGCCCTTGATGCCGTCGGCCAGGGTAATGTCGTCGTCGCGAACGTGTCCCGTTCCGTCCTTGCCGAAGCGGTGAAAACATTCGGCCGGGTCGCTGTGGTCGAGATCACGGCCGACCCGGAGATTCTGCTCGGGAGGATTCTGGCGCGTGGCCGGGAGAGTGCGGAAGAAGCGAGAAGGCGTATCGCACGGTCGGCCGATACCAACCTGCCGCATGCGACGTGCAGTTACGTGCAGATCGACAATTCCGGCCCTGTCGAAATTGCAAGAGATCAATTAACCAAGGTACTCAGCGCATCTATCCTTTCAGACCTTGAGAGAGAGCCGCCGCTAAGGGCATAA
- a CDS encoding alpha-D-ribose 1-methylphosphonate 5-triphosphate diphosphatase, producing the protein MTPELIFTNARIVLADEIIEGNLKIQDGIIADISSGSCRAGEDWDGDVLIPGCVELHTDHLETHLQPRPKVRWNMDAALQAHDGQIATSGITTVFDALRVGLEGDTEFGSREMSAMADAIASASADGRLRAEHFIHLRCEVSVSDVVDHFDHLRGNERVRLASLMDHAPGQRQFVSLEAYRVYYQGKKKLSDIEFAAYSERRIAESTANSGRNRQLLADRCHMDGIAIASHDDATREHVEESVSLGVALAEFPTTIEAATLSREAGLHVLMGAPNIVRGGSHSGNVSAIDLLHAGALDILSSDYVPFSLVQAAFLLAERAHVSLPHAIRLITANPADAAGLSDRGRIEIGRRADLVRVQTSNGRPPRVRSVWREGGRVA; encoded by the coding sequence ATGACCCCAGAACTCATATTCACCAATGCACGCATCGTCCTTGCTGACGAGATCATTGAAGGCAACCTCAAGATCCAGGACGGCATCATCGCCGACATCTCGAGCGGGAGCTGCAGGGCAGGCGAGGACTGGGACGGCGATGTGCTGATCCCGGGCTGCGTCGAGCTGCACACCGATCACCTGGAGACCCATTTGCAGCCGCGCCCGAAAGTTCGCTGGAACATGGATGCGGCCCTTCAGGCCCATGACGGTCAAATCGCGACGTCAGGGATAACGACGGTGTTCGACGCGCTTCGGGTCGGCCTGGAGGGCGACACCGAGTTCGGCTCGCGCGAGATGTCGGCCATGGCGGACGCCATCGCGTCGGCGAGCGCCGACGGACGCCTGCGCGCGGAGCACTTCATCCATCTGCGGTGCGAGGTGTCGGTGTCCGACGTGGTGGATCATTTCGACCACCTTCGAGGGAACGAGCGGGTGCGTCTGGCCTCGCTGATGGATCATGCGCCCGGTCAGAGGCAATTCGTCAGCCTGGAAGCCTATCGTGTCTATTACCAGGGCAAGAAGAAGCTCAGCGACATCGAATTCGCCGCCTACAGCGAGCGACGTATTGCGGAATCGACCGCAAATTCGGGCCGCAACCGCCAGCTTCTCGCCGACCGCTGCCACATGGACGGCATCGCGATCGCTTCCCACGACGACGCGACCCGAGAGCATGTGGAGGAGAGTGTCTCGCTCGGAGTGGCGCTGGCGGAGTTCCCCACCACGATCGAGGCCGCGACGCTGTCACGAGAAGCGGGACTGCACGTGCTCATGGGCGCGCCGAACATCGTGCGGGGCGGTTCTCATTCGGGCAATGTTTCGGCCATCGACCTGCTTCATGCCGGCGCGCTCGATATCCTGTCCTCGGATTATGTACCGTTCAGCCTCGTCCAGGCAGCCTTTCTTCTCGCCGAGCGGGCGCATGTCAGCCTGCCCCATGCAATACGCCTCATCACGGCGAATCCGGCCGACGCCGCGGGACTGTCGGATCGCGGCCGCATCGAAATCGGGCGGCGTGCCGATCTGGTGCGTGTCCAGACTTCCAACGGCCGTCCACCCCGGGTTCGCTCGGTCTGGCGGGAAGGGGGCCGCGTTGCGTAG